The DNA segment TGTTTcaattattgaaatcaaataattcagttcaataattgatttcaataattcatatcaataattttttttattatatattctaTGTTTTCATCACTATTGCAAACATCCAATTAAAAATGGCAGATCTACcaacatcctcttcttcttcttctgaaccAAGTATCAAGCAGGTTTTGAGGAAAAGGATTCAACAACAGATTCAAGAGGATCAAACTTGTCAAGAGATGTTGGAGGCCAACATTTCTTGTGTAACGGAAAACATGAAGAGAAGACAAGAAATTCTGAACTTGTTATCCCAGATGCAAGTGAGTAGTCTTAAAGAAATTGCAGTTATGTTTATGGTGGATTTGGGTGAGAGGGATGAGAAACAGTTGAAAGAGTTGGCCGGTGCAATAACTGTATTAAGATGCTCAATGAATATGAAAATagagtttctttcatcttttgaatgaactgttttgttttttttttttttttttttttttggtgtatgTTCCAATAGATTTGCATGTTTTTTTTATGTAATGGACTTGTATTTCGCAAATTTTAAGAATTCAATGTGAAACATGCGATTTTCaaacaaaacacatgcgaaataaaaacacaattgccAATTAAGAAACACCAATATATGCGAAATTAATAAGAGAACTAAAGCAGTTGAAACAGTTGAAACAGTTAAAATATGTAACATAAATACATCATCAAATGAAGTTTAGTTTTCCCTGTCAAAATATGTACTCATCCTTTCTGGGATTATCTTATCCAGATCTTTCATATACCTCTCTTTGTCTGGCCTTTTGTCGAAAGCATTGGCCATTTTAATGCATGTTGTGTTCTGATAGAATGATTTTACTGAGATATCTTGTCCTTGGGAGATGAAGTTGTGCTTTCTGTCTGTTGTTTACTTCATCTTCATTCACAAATCCTGTCACCCATGGTTTTTGGTCTCCTTTGTACGTTTCCATGTGACGCATTGTAAACACTCCACAGTCTACGCCGTTATTCTTCGTCCTCCAATCCATCTCTTTTCTTTCTATCACTGAGGTTGCAAGTTCTTCTATAGCCGGTGTTGGTTTTAAAGCATTTTGTaggtataaaaccaatacccttctctgtaacattgtaacattgtgttagtagcttttacataaaatataacatgtatatgtatAGGTTTTTGTATTACCAGTGTGTCCGGAAGCCCCTTGTATCTTTCCTTAAACTCTTGTTTTGCAGCTGAATTGCCAATCAGCTCAATTTTGCCGGTTTTTAAGTTGAAGCACAAGACATAGAAGTGGTCACCTTGAAGTACCGGAATAAACACCAGGTCAACCGATTCAAGTTTTTTTTACCTCATATCTATTTAACATGTCTTCAAAATTCGAAGCAAATATTTTTAGTCGTTGGTTGTCTGTGTATTTCTCCTCGTCGTAACAGATATTCGGCTGTATGTTATGTAACCAGAGTCAAATCCATGCAAACAATGGTTTTTTTTCACATGCGAATAGTGTATGTACCAAATGCGAAATTACAACAGTAGGAGAAATGCAAAcatttgattattttcacatgcgaATAGTATATACAACACATGCGAAAATACAACAGTATGAAAATGTTTCAAAAGCAAAAATTCTGCCATAATACATGCGATTTAGATATAACTAGTTTGCGAAATCATTTAATATGCATTTACTTTTTAGAATTTCAAATGACAAAATGTATATGAAAACATACCATCATTGTGGAATACAAGAAGAGTCTGTGTGGTGGTGATTTTCTATCCCTTTTCTTCTCTTCAAGGTTTAGAATATCTACAAATGTATCTATTCCGTTCGATGCTACGTATTGTTCCCTGTAGAAGCTTTCAAACACAGCTTTGAATGTTGCAACCTCAGTTTTTGATCGGTAAAACTCTTCTCTGCCAGTCATAAAATAAATAGTTAGTTTttgttttatgtatatttttattagATGTTTGTTTGTTGATATATGTTTTTCTACTTACTGCAAGCCTGCAAAGGTAGCAAATGTGAAGCGGATCACACTCAATTCTTGGGTCAAGAGTGCTTCATGCATGTTTACCACTCTATTGCAGTAAGGGGAACAAAATTTGTCTCCAAGCTCTGCACATCTTTTCTCACCTCTTATTTTTGCTTGTTCTATTGTCTTATAAAGCAGTTCGTTTAACCCTTTTGGTATAACTTGTTTTGGAACTTGCTTTGGCTTTGTGGTTTTTCTCCCCTTAGTTTGTTTTTTTCCTTTATCTTCTTCCAATGTTGGTCCTATGCTCAAAACCAACTCAACTGAATGCAATTCTTCAGCAGTTACCTGAGGGCATTCAAGTTCCATttccttttcaacttcaacgtCCGTATCGAGTTGTTGAGGGTCTTTTTCTGGCACTTCTTCATGGACTTTTTGTGTAGATTCTGCCAAGTTCACTGTCTCTTCGACAACAGTTTCATTTTCACCAGTTTCTGCATGCCAGAGTAATTTAAAATATTCAATAATTTATGATGTTTAATTTTTCTCCTAAAGTAAAGGGTTTTATTACCATTGCCAGTTGTTTGGTAAGCATATACACCCGGTTCCACAGTTTGAATGTTTGCGATAAGGGTGTCTGTGACTCCTCCATCATCTGGTTGCAGTATACCTATAGATACAAAATATTTAACTTAGTACAGTAGAATCAAAATCGCAGGGTTATACATGACATATTTGTGCGAAATCAAACTTTGAAGTTTTTTAACAAATCCCATGTGTTTTTGTAGGGTTTCACATGTGCATAAATGTAGTGAATTTTTACATTATATCGCATGTGTTAATATTGAGTTCGCATGTTTTACCTTCTGATGCCATTTGTACCAAAACTGTTGATATTACTTTTTGAGCTTCTTCATCCTCTCTACCTTCTTCGTGTGTAGTAACTTCATGATGAACTTCACAAGCTGGGTTTTCAGGTTCTTGATGAACAGGAGAGGCTGCAGTTTCATGCTCTTGAACTGGATCAGGTGGCACACAAATGGGATTATTCTGAAGCGTCTGATCCCACTCCTTACAAGCCTTCATAACCTCCGGATCCCAAAAACACTTAGTTTTTGCTTCTGACACTAAGTTGTTCATCTCTTAAACATCTTTAACCATTTTAAGGTATTTTTTGACATTTGCTTTCATCTTTTTCAACAGATTCTGTAATATTTTTCAAGTTAAGATACTATCAATCTAGAAGTTAAATATAATTGATTAAGTTAAATAAGTTAAATTAACATTTTTTTACGCTTACCTTTTTGTTTGCTCTCGAAGCCTCTAGTTGTTGTTCGTGGGCTGTGTCGTAGAATACCGATGGTGAAAGTTGAGCAGGAGTGTTGCAATAATCCATCATTTTCTGTGTCTGCGTTCCAACTTCAAAGTCAATGTTCATCTGAGACATTTCATGAATTTCAAAActgaaatccatgaaatcatcaatGATCTCGTCATCTTTTGGCTCGGCCCCGGGTTCTTCGTTTTGTACTGCGCGTGCAGTCCTTCTTTTGTAACTTATCATTGTGTCAACCGGTGGTCGTAGTGTATAATCATCCTCCGGAGGaccctcttcttcttcattttttttcttcattttcttcttcattttcttcttcttcactctCACTTGATATCCATAGAGGTCCGTTATCCGAAATATGATCTTCGACTTTATCAATCTCCGAAGATGTTATATAACGAATAACCGGCATCTCCACGGCTTTCTCAAACAAGTTAAGCTTTTTGTTGTACTCATGCGTGTATAGAAGCTGTATAAATCGCAAGatcatttaattatataaaagAACAAACTAGTATTttaaatatgttattaaatgtaGTAATGTATACCGTAAGAAAGGCAACAGGTCCCACGAACTGTATCTTATAGTTCTTCCAGCCCGCTCGTGTCCGGCGCAATGTTTCGAGTCGATATGAGCACCAATCTAGATTTTTTATTTCCTCAACATCTTCTACACCGAGCAAACATCTATCATTTGCAAGTGTTGCCTttgtaatttctgcaaagaaggTCATCCAGTATACAAGGAAATTTAATTTAAGCAGACTCCCTCCGTCTCTTTGATTTTCCATTGTATTTGCAATTAAGCCATGGGTAATTCTCGCGTTTTGCCCCCACTGGCGGATGAATGTATCCCGGATTTCAATTTTCTCTTGCTTTTTGACTTTTCTCTTATCGGCTATTATTTCAACTTTCTTTGGACCTTTTGGTATTCCAAATACCTCGTAAACTGTGTCCGATGTTATTTTTATTTGGTGTTTTCCAACGTTTAGCTTATCAAACTTCTCATCAAAGTTTCTCGCTAGCCAATATGCCAATCTTGTCGAAATATGGTTGATGTTGATATCCAGAATAGCTCCAAACCCCATATCCCTCACATCATCAATCTGTTTTTTTGAAAATCTTCTAACAGTATCCATATATGAGTTAGGTTGGCATCTCAGCAGTATTGCTTCATTGCTGTATTTGAAGAACTCTCTATGTTCTGTTTTAGGTTGTTGCACCTTTTTTGAATGTTTTTTTGTGTGTATCTTTGATTGCCTCTTATCTTCTTTCTTCtcatgtttttttcttttttggggTGGCTTAACAAAGTCATCATCTTCTGAACTTTCTTCAATCACCAATCTCTTTCTATTCTTGTTAATTTTTATCAGAGTTGATATTGGTccttcaaagtcatcatcagaTTCTATTTCTACAAAATCGCATGCTATAGTTAAAAACACTTACAAAATCGCATTTATCAGTTAATCATGTACAACAAGTCATCAATTCGCATGTGTTATTTAACAATTCGCATATATGAGTTATGATTTCGCATTTGTTACATAAGCATTACCTAAACTATCAATCATTATAAATCATAAACAATAACAACTAACTTATGATATAAAATCGCAAGTGCATTTATATCAATTCGCAAGTTTAATCTAACCTAAAACAAATAACCTTCGACATACTATTTTTTTATCGTATGAAATCGCAAATGTCATAAAAACCACCACAAAACCCTATATGATATCGCACATCTATCAGTATCATTAAGAAAAACTGCATAAAAAATGCAAAACCTAATAAATAAACATACCAGTAATAAACCCTAGCAAAATTGAAGTTGTTATCAATATGTAATGTTATAAAACTATATGTTTCAGTTAAAacgttaataaacaaacaaaatcgcaTTTGATTTTAAAGCTCTTGTATATTCCACTATTAAATCGCAAATGTAAATACATACCTGGATTCATCTTCTTCGCTTGTGGTCTGTCGTTGTTTGCTTTGCTTCTTTTCTCAATATTCATGGAATTGTAGTTGAAATCGCAATGGAGAGTAGCAGGGAACGTTTTGGAGAAGGAGAATGCAATGTTTTGATTTTGGGTTTAcggtatgattttgagttattgTGTGCTGATTATCAGGGGTTTTGTTCTTGCTATagacgattttaaccttggcggtttcttttattaattttaatttgattaatttaattgtTAAACACGCGCTTTTAATGAGATGATCGGACGGTTGTTCttgtagcgtacataatgtacgattagtgtatttgtatgttaaccggcctctatatatatatatacatatatatacatatatatatatatagagagagagagagaaaaagtatatcgtacattacggcttaacgtacttcacgtacaacaacgtgcgtgatttgttctataacatgcgtgattaatgttttcaatatgcgtgattttggatttttgagttataacgtgcgtgattttaaaatgaacttgcgtaattacctgtcgtgcGTGATGTACgataagccgtaatgtacgttaaccttcctctctctctctctctctctctctctctctctctatatatatatatatataggggaccgctaaaatgaaaaccacctccagttgtaagaaccgagagaaccactttctagccactAGATCTACaaaatggatggatgagattaaaagtagttaaaattaatattaaatgttttttttattttattatgtttttaatattttaatgcaAAAGGGCAATCTAGTAAATtactcttttttgtctttttgtctttattattttttattactttttattactttttttgtattattataataattgtttttttaaacaattttttttattaaaactcattttaaattcagattttttaacaaaaataatttttttttcgcGCCGTTTTTTTTGGCGCGCcgtttttgcacgccgtttttcGCCCCGTTTACGCCCAATTTTTTTACGCCcctttttttacgcgccgttttttacgttccGTATTTTACGaccttttttttcaaaaaaaaattacggTTTACGGGATAAAATTCTTTACCtcaaatttttacgttttacgtttttacgttttacgttgaCCCGAAACCAAGCCGAGccttacgtttttacgtttttacgttttacgttttacgtttttacgttttacgttttacgtttcacgttttacgttttacgttttaagttttacgttttacgttttaagttttacgtttttacgttttacgttttacgtttttacgtttttacgttttacgttataCGTTGAccccaaaccaagccgagccttCCGTTGACTAGCGTTGACCCGAAACCAAGCCGAGTCTTCTGTTGACTAGCGTTGATCTGAAGCCTGCAACAGTTTCTCTTTCTCTTTCGTACTGAAGTTATTCCTGAATAGTTTATCTTGGATGTCAAACTGAATAATAGTGGCACCATAACTCAACTTGAGTTTCATGATTTCAATTAACTTTGGTCCTAGACTCACTGCATATCACAAAAATAACAGTAGTATAAGATACATAAGTAAAATAAACATTTTATCTTGGCTGCCAAACTGAATAATAGTGGCACCCGAACCGACCGTGCCGCGAACTTGAATTTGAACTTAAAGGAGTAAACCGAGCCAAAACAGATTCCCTACGGCCACCGCCGTCCGTTACGACATCGTCATCATCATAATCATCGAAAAAACGGGCATCACCATCGGTCTCCATCAACACTACCAGTTAAGGTCTATATAAAAACACGAGTTCGCCTAAAAAGAACACTCACCGGAGATTTTTGAAGACGTGAAAACAGCAACCGTTGTTCACCGGCCGAGTACCACCGTCTCCGAGCTGCCGAAAAACACCTCCACTCAGCCCCGATTCCGGCCGAGCACCACCGTCTCCGAGCTGCCGAAAAACACCGTTGTTCGCATCCTCTGATCTCTCTCTCTCCTTTTCTGCTCAATCTCTCTCGATCTCCCTCGATATCTGCGCTTAAGCCGCCGTATGCCACCACCATCTTCCAAAAGATGGTGGTGGCCGGCCGATAATAGAGGAGGAGGAGGGGTTGTGATGTTTGTCGGTGAAGGGGTGTGGGTGTGTCTGCTACAATTGAGGAGGGGTTGTGATGTTTGGTGGTGGCCGGCTAATAATAGAGGAGGAGGGGTTGTGTGTCTGCAGGTAATAGAGGAGGAGGAAGGGGTTCATTGGGGAAGATGATTGTAGAGGAAAAAGAGTAGGAGGTAAAGTGAGATGAGAGATGAGAGAAGTGAGAGGTCTGCTACAATAAATGGAGAGAGAGAAAAGATTAGACATTTGAAgcaaatgaccaaattgccctttattTTGATTGGTTgagtgtggttctcgcggttcttacaactgaggatggtttttattttagcggctcgctatatatatatgttttaacATATGTTTACTACCATATTTTTTTatgaataaaatatataataataaaaccatgaaaattttcttcatttttttctaGCAAAGAACATAAAAGCATCTTATACTTattttttcatttctttttaatAAGTTAATAAAGTACTTTTTTCTCCTTTTTTCTgcttttagtattttttttttttaatttaaaacccaaagaaaacaagtcaaacaaagttattttggatttaaataatctcgATTTTCACCAATTAGCTAATAACACTCCTAACTTTCGATTTGCATCACACAACTCCTaactttcaatttattttcctcTGACAATCTCAAACTAACTGAacactaacccagttagttttatGCTGATATTGCACCTTGTTTAGTGACGTGGCACCTGACGTGACATCTGATGTGGCACTTAACTAGTGACATGGCAGTTGGTGTGGCATTTCTGATGACCTGACATCTGATGTGGCACTTGTGTAGTGAAGTTACATTTAACGtcaactaactgggttaggatTTAGTTAGTTTAGGAGTGTCAGGGGAAAATAAGTTGAAAATTGGGAGTGGTGTGATATAAATCAAAAGTTGAGAGTTTTATCGCCAATAGATGAAATTTGAGTTATATAAATTCAAAATCCCTATATAGAATAGAGGGAAAGGATCAAATAGAAAGTTCATTTTGGCTAGGAAGGTTAGGaagtgttggtgcatatttgtgacaacagcttggatttggtctttggatatcttgtaattagttaaacgataaacagttagcgggtttagctttgtaatagttagttgttatgtttgggctaactaaacccaaggaattgggtgatgggggcgaattgggcctgtccaattcgcagcccaagagtcttgacctagcccacttgtaaac comes from the Helianthus annuus cultivar XRQ/B chromosome 4, HanXRQr2.0-SUNRISE, whole genome shotgun sequence genome and includes:
- the LOC110935803 gene encoding uncharacterized protein LOC110935803, producing the protein MNNLVSEAKTKCFWDPEVMKACKEWDQTLQNNPICVPPDPVQEHETAASPVHQEPENPACEVHHEVTTHEEGREDEEAQKVISTVLVQMASEGILQPDDGGVTDTLIANIQTVEPGVYAYQTTGNETGENETVVEETVNLAESTQKVHEEVPEKDPQQLDTDVEVEKEMELECPQVTAEELHSVELVLSIGPTLEEDKGKKQTKGRKTTKPKQVPKQVIPKGLNELLYKTIEQAKIRGEKRCAELGDKFCSPYCNRVVNMHEALLTQELSVIRFTFATFAGLQEEFYRSKTEVATFKAVFESFYREQYVASNGIDTFVDILNLEEKKRDRKSPPHRLFLYSTMMPNICYDEEKYTDNQRLKIFASNFEDMLNRYEVKKT